One window of the Crassaminicella thermophila genome contains the following:
- a CDS encoding prepilin-type N-terminal cleavage/methylation domain-containing protein, translated as MNTNNNGFTLIEMVIVLMIIGIFSLMVFPAYEGLYDKILLETTANKIKSSLLLAQQLSLNESMLYCVEIINEGRGFRIREDKFQGKVIFVEKLNKKIKFDLVIHCYKITYSRKGVPNYGKFIISNEEGEKIKIETLIGTGRVQITKMY; from the coding sequence TTGAATACAAACAATAATGGATTTACTTTGATAGAAATGGTAATAGTTTTGATGATTATAGGAATATTTTCATTAATGGTGTTTCCTGCATATGAAGGATTATATGACAAGATATTACTAGAAACAACAGCAAATAAAATAAAGAGTAGTTTATTATTAGCACAACAACTAAGTTTAAATGAATCAATGTTATATTGTGTTGAGATCATTAATGAAGGAAGAGGTTTTCGTATAAGAGAAGATAAGTTTCAAGGTAAAGTAATATTTGTTGAAAAGCTTAATAAAAAAATAAAATTTGATTTAGTAATACATTGTTATAAGATTACGTATAGCAGAAAAGGCGTACCTAATTATGGGAAGTTTATTATTTCAAATGAGGAAGGTGAAAAAATAAAAATTGAAACACTTATTGGAACAGGAAGAGTACAAATTACAAAAATGTATTAG
- the pilO gene encoding LysM peptidoglycan-binding domain-containing protein, with the protein MKLTKREKVLSIFLSIILIGYVYVYFIIGPQMTKLKGLKKDIQTFQSQIEKSEKIVASKDRIEKEYNKLKGEVSLIEKKFFSSTEQENIIVLLNEMLKDSALKVSAIDFSELKTEDVKEYTLDVITVHLPFEGSYDALLDFIKKIREYEKKIIVNGLHIENSKDGNLSGSIYLDFYSLPDKANNDYMNEYFSNHESGKENPFIPFDGFIWSDDQLEDEYLTEDNGQAFIAEKKFVLNKVLLNGFEKLNTFFVGTPKKVYGKISRDIKSREGKYALKLEYDFLRPRENSQANVVYEGKKVLISKQAENIGIWVYAFEKSNHKIGITLKDSKGKIYTVLLTNQIDWVGWNNIEAVLPIEIAYPAEVQRIYVESVNFDNKTKGILLFDRLEVTYPSALIYNTNSSSNKQFTVNNTKDIEYKVQSGDTIFSIAKKFYNDYEKRELIKQYNNILDVKNISVGQILRIPKVNVNKDNSKSYEQTSKENNAEVIYYKVQPNDTIFSISKKFYGNYSKRNLIIEYNHIKDPTDIKVGQVIYIPKIQ; encoded by the coding sequence ATGAAACTAACTAAAAGAGAAAAAGTATTAAGTATATTTTTGTCTATTATATTAATAGGCTATGTTTATGTGTACTTTATAATAGGACCGCAAATGACTAAATTGAAAGGATTAAAGAAAGATATACAAACATTTCAATCACAAATTGAGAAAAGTGAGAAAATAGTAGCTTCTAAAGATAGAATAGAAAAAGAATACAACAAATTAAAAGGAGAGGTTTCTCTTATAGAAAAAAAGTTTTTTTCATCAACAGAGCAAGAAAATATTATTGTTTTATTAAATGAAATGTTAAAAGACAGTGCGCTTAAAGTTTCAGCTATAGATTTCTCAGAATTGAAAACAGAAGATGTTAAAGAATATACATTAGATGTCATAACTGTACATCTTCCATTTGAAGGAAGTTATGATGCATTATTAGATTTCATAAAAAAAATTAGAGAATACGAAAAGAAAATTATTGTCAATGGTTTACATATTGAAAATAGCAAGGATGGAAACTTATCTGGCTCTATATATTTGGATTTTTATAGTTTACCGGATAAGGCTAATAATGATTATATGAATGAGTATTTTTCAAATCATGAAAGCGGAAAAGAAAATCCATTTATTCCCTTTGATGGATTTATATGGAGTGATGATCAGTTAGAGGATGAGTATTTGACAGAAGATAATGGACAAGCGTTCATTGCAGAAAAAAAATTTGTGTTAAATAAAGTATTATTAAATGGTTTTGAAAAATTAAATACTTTTTTTGTTGGTACACCTAAAAAAGTATATGGAAAAATATCAAGAGATATAAAAAGTAGAGAAGGAAAATATGCCTTAAAACTAGAATACGATTTTTTAAGGCCTAGAGAGAATAGCCAAGCAAATGTTGTATATGAGGGAAAAAAAGTATTGATTTCAAAACAAGCTGAAAATATTGGAATTTGGGTTTATGCTTTTGAGAAGAGCAATCACAAAATAGGAATTACATTGAAAGATTCAAAAGGGAAGATATATACAGTTCTATTAACAAATCAAATAGATTGGGTAGGTTGGAATAATATTGAGGCAGTTCTTCCTATAGAAATTGCTTATCCAGCTGAAGTGCAAAGAATTTATGTTGAGAGTGTAAATTTTGATAATAAAACAAAAGGAATATTGTTATTTGATAGATTAGAAGTAACTTATCCTAGTGCATTAATTTATAATACTAATAGTTCTAGTAATAAACAATTTACTGTAAATAATACAAAGGATATTGAGTACAAGGTGCAAAGTGGAGACACGATTTTTAGTATTGCAAAAAAATTTTATAACGACTATGAAAAACGTGAGCTTATTAAACAATATAATAATATTTTAGATGTTAAAAATATTTCTGTAGGACAGATTCTTCGTATTCCTAAAGTAAATGTCAATAAAGATAACTCAAAATCATATGAACAAACTTCAAAAGAAAATAATGCTGAAGTAATCTATTATAAGGTACAACCAAATGATACTATTTTTAGTATTAGCAAGAAATTTTATGGAAATTATTCTAAGAGAAATTTGATTATTGAGTATAATCATATAAAGGACCCAACGGATATTAAAGTAGGACAAGTTATATATATACCAAAAATACAATAA
- a CDS encoding S-layer homology domain-containing protein, translating into MKRKLILYTILLIIAISPSVSFSYDDDYEKEKKEAYEDGKSFGEITGELYGQKDAINDRKSNWEQAYDKEKKDLNDDYGLDDKTGTYRINFKKGFEDGFKQGYERGYRNIKKDADSKKSAEELGLEHGKMFGEMLGEVHGKKDYYSGKTNDYRRDMPTDTMIEDEYFLDKDIREYSENFIKGYKEAYEESYTYAYRISNIDNERLTRERGISQGKEVGKKMGEFYGKIDYTENKINDWKRALPSDEEIIIKFHLSKEETDYIMGFLVGYKDGFREGYIEAFQSSNMDMADENINYIKIGMEGKNITSLDQNLTLAIKPGSFYKDTFFSIQKKDFFSNNYNQLYEKVTDIYEIKIKNNLNYIELKKPISLSFKYYGPETGGIYKLVDNKWMYLYSTIKNNTITTIIPASSYNGGIYAVLIDENYPELKDVYINWAGEEIYSYIRRKYISGYPDNTFRPENNVTRGEFVTILGRVNNWKYPVQITDINKFKDVESFGVFRESIKNALSRGYINGYPDNTFRPKNFITYQEIEWIMKKLPGNEDFKWDDIAEKMKYEKYIRSKSRYGKDHYISRAEVVYMLYVLQQEGVL; encoded by the coding sequence TTGAAAAGAAAACTTATTCTTTATACGATATTATTAATAATTGCTATATCACCTAGCGTGAGCTTTTCATATGATGATGATTATGAGAAAGAAAAAAAAGAAGCCTATGAGGATGGAAAATCTTTTGGAGAAATTACAGGAGAACTATATGGTCAAAAAGATGCTATTAACGACCGAAAAAGTAATTGGGAGCAGGCGTATGATAAGGAGAAAAAGGATCTTAATGATGATTATGGATTAGATGATAAGACTGGAACTTATCGTATAAACTTTAAAAAAGGATTTGAAGATGGATTTAAGCAGGGATATGAAAGAGGATATAGAAATATTAAGAAAGATGCAGATAGTAAAAAGTCTGCAGAAGAGCTTGGATTAGAACATGGAAAGATGTTTGGAGAGATGCTTGGGGAAGTACATGGAAAAAAAGATTATTATTCTGGAAAAACAAATGATTATAGAAGAGATATGCCAACGGATACAATGATAGAAGATGAATATTTTTTAGATAAAGATATAAGAGAATATAGTGAGAATTTTATAAAAGGATATAAAGAAGCATATGAAGAAAGCTATACTTATGCATATAGGATTTCTAATATTGATAATGAAAGATTAACAAGAGAAAGAGGAATTTCTCAAGGAAAAGAAGTAGGAAAAAAAATGGGGGAATTCTATGGAAAAATAGATTATACTGAGAATAAAATAAATGATTGGAAAAGAGCATTGCCATCGGATGAAGAAATTATAATAAAATTTCATCTATCAAAAGAAGAAACTGATTATATAATGGGTTTTTTAGTTGGTTATAAGGACGGTTTTAGAGAAGGATATATAGAAGCTTTTCAAAGTTCAAACATGGATATGGCAGATGAAAATATAAATTATATTAAGATAGGCATGGAAGGAAAAAATATTACTAGTTTAGACCAAAATTTAACATTAGCTATAAAGCCGGGCTCATTTTATAAAGATACTTTTTTTAGTATTCAAAAGAAGGATTTTTTCTCAAATAATTATAATCAACTTTATGAAAAAGTAACAGATATATATGAAATAAAAATTAAAAATAATTTAAACTATATAGAACTTAAAAAACCTATTTCTCTTAGTTTTAAATACTATGGACCTGAAACAGGCGGCATTTACAAGTTAGTTGATAATAAATGGATGTATTTATATAGTACAATAAAAAATAATACAATTACTACTATTATCCCTGCTTCTTCTTATAATGGAGGAATATATGCTGTATTAATTGATGAAAATTATCCAGAATTAAAGGATGTTTATATTAATTGGGCTGGAGAAGAAATATACTCTTACATAAGAAGAAAGTATATATCAGGTTATCCTGATAATACCTTTAGGCCAGAAAATAATGTAACAAGAGGAGAATTTGTAACCATATTAGGACGAGTAAATAATTGGAAATACCCAGTACAAATTACAGATATAAATAAATTTAAAGATGTTGAAAGTTTTGGTGTTTTTAGAGAATCCATAAAAAACGCACTTTCAAGAGGATATATTAATGGATATCCAGATAATACTTTTAGACCTAAGAATTTTATTACTTATCAAGAAATTGAATGGATTATGAAAAAATTACCTGGAAATGAAGATTTTAAATGGGATGATATAGCAGAAAAAATGAAGTATGAAAAATATATTCGTTCAAAAAGTCGCTATGGAAAAGATCATTATATTTCTAGAGCAGAAGTTGTTTATATGTTATATGTTTTACAGCAAGAAGGAGTGCTATAA
- a CDS encoding PilW family protein — MKKLYVCKKGVTLIEVMISITLFSIIMISLTTYFLGIINNCNSQMEILKMKQNVRFALNQIDKILRECNQQEIIYYDNMKKFELKNNKDDTVFVDLSGIQQNKFNTILYFNKDKRQLRINKKGEHNVLIDYIKDISIKEIIDNKLIEIEVFSDKIDYSVKMRLNLSER, encoded by the coding sequence TTGAAAAAGTTGTACGTATGTAAAAAAGGAGTTACTTTAATTGAGGTTATGATATCTATTACGTTATTTTCGATTATTATGATAAGTTTAACAACTTACTTTTTAGGTATAATTAATAATTGTAATAGTCAAATGGAAATATTAAAAATGAAACAGAATGTACGTTTTGCATTAAATCAAATTGATAAGATTTTAAGAGAATGCAATCAACAAGAAATAATCTATTATGATAATATGAAAAAGTTTGAGTTAAAGAATAATAAAGATGATACTGTTTTTGTTGACTTAAGTGGTATTCAGCAGAATAAATTTAATACTATTTTATATTTTAACAAAGATAAGAGACAGTTAAGAATTAACAAAAAAGGTGAGCACAATGTTTTAATAGATTATATAAAAGATATTTCTATTAAAGAAATTATAGATAATAAGTTAATTGAAATTGAAGTGTTTAGTGATAAAATTGATTATTCTGTAAAAATGAGATTAAATTTAAGTGAAAGGTAA
- the efp gene encoding elongation factor P: MIYASDFRKGITFEINGEPFVVVDFQHVKPGKGAAFVRTKYKSILTGAIREEAFNPNDKFPKAHIETKEMQYLYSDGELYYFMDNETYDQIPLTKDQVEDAMLYLRENDTATVKFFKGKAFQVDPPNFVELLVTYTEPGVKGATATNVTKPATLETGATVQVPIFVNEGDKIKVDTRTGEYLSRA, translated from the coding sequence ATGATTTATGCTAGTGATTTTAGAAAGGGGATTACATTTGAAATAAATGGAGAACCATTCGTTGTTGTTGATTTTCAACATGTTAAACCAGGTAAAGGAGCTGCTTTTGTTAGAACAAAATATAAAAGTATTTTAACTGGAGCTATTCGTGAAGAGGCTTTCAATCCAAATGATAAATTCCCAAAAGCGCATATTGAAACAAAAGAGATGCAATATTTATATAGCGATGGTGAATTATACTATTTTATGGATAATGAAACTTATGATCAAATTCCTTTGACAAAAGATCAAGTTGAAGATGCAATGTTATATTTAAGAGAAAATGATACTGCTACAGTAAAGTTTTTCAAAGGTAAAGCGTTCCAAGTTGATCCGCCAAATTTTGTTGAATTGTTAGTTACATATACAGAACCAGGGGTAAAAGGTGCAACAGCTACAAATGTAACAAAACCAGCTACATTAGAAACAGGTGCAACAGTACAAGTTCCTATTTTTGTTAATGAAGGTGATAAAATAAAAGTAGATACAAGAACCGGTGAGTATTTATCAAGAGCTTAG
- the spoIIIAA gene encoding stage III sporulation protein AA yields the protein MKASNDKNFKSTNFHQNHIKREILEALPINIRDIFIRLPSFLIEDIEEIRLRVNKPLMISAANKDYFVGKNGEVAQSISQSYIVTKMDIEKAYQLITDYSIYALEEEIRNGFVTLKGGHRVGICGTTVLNNHKIKTIKNISGLNIRISKQKIGISDKIMPYLINDYKFYNTLIVSPPQCGKTTLLRDIIRNLGNGMKFPKFTGFKVGVVDERSEICAMYQGIPQNDVGIKTDILDACPKAEGIIMMIRSMSPQIIATDEIGKKEDVDAIEEALNAGIKLITTVHGMNLEEITRRANLNNLLLQGIFDRIIILSNQPRVGTIRMIIDGKDNKVIATYPTNDRRNNFVC from the coding sequence ATGAAAGCATCTAATGATAAAAATTTTAAAAGTACAAATTTCCATCAAAATCACATAAAAAGAGAAATATTAGAAGCACTACCGATAAATATTAGAGATATATTTATCAGGCTTCCATCATTCTTAATAGAAGATATTGAAGAAATAAGATTGAGAGTAAATAAACCACTTATGATTAGTGCAGCAAACAAGGATTATTTTGTAGGAAAGAATGGTGAGGTTGCACAAAGCATATCTCAAAGTTATATAGTTACAAAAATGGATATAGAAAAAGCATATCAATTAATTACAGACTATTCTATTTATGCTTTAGAAGAAGAAATACGTAATGGATTTGTGACATTAAAGGGAGGACATAGAGTTGGAATATGTGGAACAACTGTATTGAATAATCATAAAATTAAAACTATAAAAAATATATCTGGATTAAATATTAGAATTTCAAAACAAAAGATTGGTATTTCAGATAAAATAATGCCGTATTTAATCAATGATTATAAATTTTATAATACGTTAATTGTATCACCTCCACAATGCGGTAAAACAACTCTACTAAGAGATATTATAAGAAATTTAGGTAATGGCATGAAATTTCCAAAATTCACTGGATTTAAAGTTGGTGTTGTAGATGAAAGATCAGAAATTTGTGCTATGTATCAGGGTATCCCTCAAAACGATGTAGGAATAAAAACCGATATTCTTGATGCATGTCCTAAAGCGGAAGGTATTATTATGATGATACGTTCTATGTCTCCGCAGATTATAGCTACTGATGAAATCGGTAAAAAAGAAGATGTTGATGCTATAGAAGAAGCTTTAAATGCGGGCATTAAATTAATTACAACAGTACATGGTATGAACTTAGAAGAAATAACCAGACGAGCAAATCTTAATAATTTGTTACTTCAAGGCATTTTTGATAGAATAATTATTCTTTCAAATCAGCCTAGAGTAGGTACTATTAGGATGATCATTGACGGAAAAGACAATAAAGTAATTGCTACTTATCCTACTAATGATAGGAGGAATAATTTTGTTTGTTAA
- a CDS encoding CD1247 N-terminal domain-containing protein produces the protein MNYLYERVSYLRGLADGMELSEESKEGKLLLNMLDVLEDFADAINEVHDDVKDLDDYVETIDEDLAAVEDEVFEEIDTEEFNEDDIDFIEVKCPNCKEIIYLDENLLNNQDDETEVICPSCHEKIYIEENCDHDNCCCNDHNE, from the coding sequence TTGAATTATCTTTATGAAAGAGTATCATACTTAAGAGGATTAGCTGATGGGATGGAATTAAGTGAAGAATCTAAAGAAGGTAAACTTTTATTAAACATGTTAGATGTATTGGAAGATTTTGCGGATGCTATTAATGAAGTACATGATGATGTTAAAGATTTAGATGATTATGTTGAAACAATTGATGAAGATTTAGCAGCTGTAGAAGATGAAGTATTTGAAGAAATTGACACTGAAGAATTTAATGAAGATGACATTGACTTTATAGAGGTTAAATGTCCTAACTGTAAGGAAATTATTTATCTAGATGAAAACTTATTAAACAACCAAGATGATGAAACAGAAGTAATTTGTCCAAGTTGTCACGAAAAAATTTATATCGAAGAAAACTGTGATCATGATAATTGTTGTTGCAATGATCATAATGAATAA
- the spoIIIAE gene encoding stage III sporulation protein AE, whose translation MRRLLLIIIFVLGFCINSTYAIEANSNKDTISDELIMKQLENIDMSVIEKTIKDINRETEEYFPKISMKKLIFSLIKGEEILNLKDTLNGLLRYIFKETIANSALLAKLIVLSVICAFLNNLSNAFKSEAVGKLAYTACYLVIIAIAIKSFSIASKIGINAMSDMVSFMQALLPVLLTFLMTMGGITTTALFQPIVIASVSIISTLMKDIIMPIIYFSAILSIVNNLSPKIQVSRLTSLLRQTCIVLIGFTLTIFSGVITIQGVAASTTDGVTIRTARFAVDRFVPIIGGFISDAFDTIIGCSLLVKNAIGALGLIVLAIIVIMPLLKILSLIFIYKISISVIEPIAENQFVSCINDISNAMVLIFVTVLSVAIMFFLTVTIIVGAGNVTLMLR comes from the coding sequence ATGAGGAGGCTATTATTGATCATTATTTTTGTGCTAGGATTTTGTATTAACAGTACCTATGCAATAGAGGCTAATAGTAATAAAGATACTATAAGCGATGAACTTATTATGAAACAGCTAGAAAATATAGATATGTCTGTTATAGAAAAAACAATTAAAGATATTAATCGAGAAACTGAAGAGTATTTTCCTAAAATAAGTATGAAAAAACTTATATTTTCATTGATAAAAGGTGAAGAAATTTTAAATCTAAAGGATACATTGAATGGTTTACTTAGATATATATTTAAAGAAACGATAGCAAATTCTGCTTTATTAGCAAAGCTAATTGTTTTATCAGTTATCTGTGCATTTTTAAACAATTTATCTAATGCATTTAAAAGCGAAGCAGTAGGGAAATTAGCTTATACAGCATGTTATCTAGTAATTATTGCAATAGCTATAAAAAGTTTTTCTATTGCTAGCAAAATTGGGATTAATGCAATGAGTGATATGGTGTCCTTTATGCAAGCACTGTTACCAGTATTGTTAACTTTTTTGATGACAATGGGAGGAATAACGACAACAGCTTTGTTTCAACCAATTGTTATTGCATCGGTAAGTATAATAAGTACATTAATGAAGGATATAATTATGCCAATTATATATTTTTCAGCTATTTTATCTATAGTGAACAATTTATCTCCAAAGATACAAGTATCAAGATTAACCTCTTTACTTAGACAAACTTGTATTGTTCTTATAGGCTTTACATTAACCATATTTAGTGGTGTTATTACTATTCAGGGAGTTGCAGCATCTACAACTGATGGCGTTACAATTAGGACAGCAAGATTTGCAGTAGATCGATTTGTTCCTATTATAGGAGGGTTTATATCAGATGCGTTTGATACTATTATAGGATGTTCGTTACTTGTAAAAAATGCTATAGGTGCTCTTGGACTAATAGTACTTGCGATTATTGTTATAATGCCTCTTTTGAAAATTTTGTCATTAATATTTATTTACAAGATCTCTATTTCTGTAATAGAGCCTATTGCAGAAAATCAATTTGTAAGCTGTATAAATGATATAAGTAATGCTATGGTTTTGATATTTGTAACAGTTCTTTCTGTAGCTATTATGTTTTTTCTTACTGTGACAATAATTGTAGGAGCAGGAAATGTAACGCTTATGTTAAGGTAG
- the spoIIIAC gene encoding stage III sporulation protein AC has product MNVSVDLIFKIAAIGILVSVLNQVLIRSGREEQAMMTTLVGIVVVLFMVIQLISNLFTTVKTMFQLY; this is encoded by the coding sequence ATGAATGTTAGTGTTGATTTAATTTTTAAAATAGCAGCTATAGGTATATTGGTTTCAGTACTGAATCAAGTTTTAATTCGTTCAGGAAGAGAAGAACAAGCTATGATGACTACTCTTGTTGGTATTGTTGTAGTGTTATTTATGGTAATTCAATTAATTAGTAATTTGTTTACAACAGTAAAAACAATGTTCCAACTATACTAG
- the spoIIIAD gene encoding stage III sporulation protein AD produces the protein MEIFKIVGLGIIATILTVVLKNQRPEISLQISIVTGIIIFIFIITKLASVLEVLNMLARKIDIDLVYITTILKIVGIAYVAEFGAQVCRDAGETAIASKVEFAGKILIMVLAIPILIALFNLIVELMP, from the coding sequence ATGGAAATATTTAAGATTGTTGGTTTAGGGATAATTGCCACAATTTTAACAGTAGTTTTAAAAAATCAAAGACCTGAGATATCCTTACAAATTAGTATTGTTACAGGGATTATTATATTTATTTTCATTATTACAAAATTGGCTTCAGTGTTAGAAGTTCTAAATATGCTAGCAAGAAAAATAGACATTGATTTAGTATATATAACTACAATATTAAAAATTGTTGGTATTGCATATGTAGCAGAATTTGGCGCACAGGTTTGTAGAGATGCTGGAGAAACAGCTATTGCTTCAAAAGTAGAATTTGCAGGGAAAATATTGATAATGGTGCTTGCGATACCAATTTTAATTGCATTATTTAATTTAATTGTAGAATTAATGCCATAG
- the spoIIIAB gene encoding stage III sporulation protein SpoIIIAB, translating to MFVKTIFSIIIIVATAAIGYIFSYGYVQRLQQLKNLYLSFQLLETEIIYSSNPLPIAMERVGKKSNKYICNIFNDTYKILNSKIGYSIEEAWNKAINDNLMKTSLNNEDKEILIDFGKNLGFTDKENQIKNFQLVYLQLQKQQKIAEQLKMKNEKMCKSLGVLIGIAIVIVLI from the coding sequence TTGTTTGTTAAGACTATATTTTCTATTATTATTATTGTAGCAACTGCTGCAATAGGCTATATTTTTTCATATGGATATGTACAAAGGCTACAACAGCTGAAAAATCTATACTTATCTTTTCAATTATTAGAAACAGAAATTATTTACTCATCAAACCCATTGCCTATAGCGATGGAAAGGGTAGGTAAAAAAAGCAATAAATATATATGTAACATATTCAATGATACGTATAAGATCCTCAATAGTAAAATTGGTTATAGTATTGAAGAAGCATGGAATAAAGCCATCAATGATAATTTAATGAAAACATCTTTAAATAATGAGGATAAAGAAATATTGATAGATTTTGGAAAAAATTTAGGATTTACAGATAAAGAAAATCAAATCAAGAATTTTCAATTAGTTTATCTGCAATTACAAAAACAACAAAAAATAGCAGAGCAGTTAAAAATGAAGAACGAAAAGATGTGTAAAAGTTTAGGCGTTTTAATAGGAATAGCAATTGTTATAGTACTTATATAA
- the spoIIIAF gene encoding stage III sporulation protein AF encodes MVDFLKTWILNIIAVIIFITFLEILLPSSNMKKYINMIVGLLVMLVIISPVLELVNRNTRIQEEIIKTSSDIDRKALSLSLEQFEEAQEKQIIALYKSKLENHIKDQIEYKRNIDVLRINSQIEENRQSKEFGNIKQLEILLGSEIKSQSKNQEIKPVSNIMINIKTKKQPLNSKESTKNKQYIIEQIKENISNFYGVDKDKIRISINK; translated from the coding sequence GTGGTTGATTTTTTAAAAACATGGATATTAAATATTATAGCGGTTATTATTTTTATTACTTTTTTAGAGATATTATTACCAAGTAGTAATATGAAAAAATATATAAATATGATTGTGGGATTATTGGTTATGTTAGTAATTATTAGTCCTGTATTAGAACTTGTAAACAGGAATACTAGGATCCAGGAAGAGATTATTAAAACTTCTTCAGATATCGATAGGAAAGCTTTATCTTTAAGTTTAGAACAGTTTGAAGAAGCACAAGAAAAACAAATTATAGCTTTGTACAAGTCAAAATTAGAAAATCACATTAAGGATCAGATTGAGTATAAGCGTAATATAGATGTTTTAAGAATTAATTCTCAAATTGAAGAAAATAGGCAAAGTAAAGAGTTTGGAAATATAAAACAATTAGAGATATTATTAGGTAGTGAAATAAAAAGTCAATCAAAAAATCAAGAAATTAAGCCTGTTTCAAATATTATGATTAATATAAAAACAAAGAAACAGCCATTAAATAGTAAAGAAAGTACAAAAAATAAGCAATATATTATCGAACAAATAAAAGAAAATATTTCCAATTTCTATGGTGTTGATAAAGATAAAATTCGTATAAGCATAAATAAATGA
- a CDS encoding M24 family metallopeptidase, with protein sequence MPLLRRLSKLREILKKKNLDAAIIYKPENRRYISQFTGTSGYALITVDRAFLITDFRYIEQSRKECKEYEIIEHSNNYSIYSILNELSINRLGFEDDFVTYMQYKEFSEKLNNIELVPLDGAINILRKIKYEEEINNIEKAAIIADEAFGYICEYIKPGISEKDIALELENYMKRKGATATSFTTIVASGVRSSLPHGVASDKLVEKGDFITIDFGCIYNGYCSDMTRTIVLGKANDKQKEIYNIVLEAQLRALDAIKPGITGMDADKIARDFIKSKGYGENFGHGLGHGVGLEIHEDPRLSPTGKDTLQSGMVVTDEPGIYIPDFGGVRIEDLVVITKTGNRVLSKSPKQLLEL encoded by the coding sequence ATTCCATTGCTTCGTAGGCTTTCTAAACTCAGAGAAATATTAAAGAAAAAGAATTTAGATGCTGCTATTATTTATAAACCTGAAAATAGAAGGTATATAAGTCAGTTTACTGGAACTTCGGGGTATGCATTAATTACAGTAGACAGAGCCTTTCTTATTACAGATTTTAGATATATTGAACAGTCAAGAAAAGAATGCAAAGAATATGAAATTATTGAACACAGCAATAATTATAGCATTTATTCAATCTTAAATGAGTTAAGTATAAATCGTTTGGGATTTGAAGATGATTTTGTTACATACATGCAATACAAAGAATTTAGTGAAAAACTGAATAATATAGAACTAGTTCCCCTTGATGGTGCAATAAATATTTTAAGAAAAATTAAATATGAAGAAGAAATTAACAATATAGAAAAAGCAGCTATAATTGCAGATGAAGCTTTTGGTTATATTTGTGAGTATATAAAACCAGGCATTTCTGAAAAAGATATAGCTCTAGAATTAGAAAATTATATGAAAAGAAAAGGTGCAACAGCTACTTCCTTTACAACTATAGTTGCTTCAGGTGTTAGATCATCCTTGCCTCATGGAGTAGCTTCTGATAAGTTAGTTGAGAAAGGAGACTTTATCACTATTGATTTTGGATGTATATATAATGGATATTGCTCTGATATGACAAGAACAATTGTTCTTGGGAAAGCCAACGATAAGCAAAAGGAAATATATAATATTGTATTAGAAGCACAATTAAGAGCTTTGGATGCTATAAAACCAGGTATTACAGGAATGGATGCCGATAAGATAGCAAGAGATTTTATTAAATCGAAAGGTTATGGCGAAAATTTTGGCCATGGGTTAGGGCATGGTGTTGGACTTGAAATTCATGAAGATCCAAGATTATCGCCTACAGGAAAAGATACTCTACAATCTGGAATGGTTGTTACTGATGAACCTGGGATTTATATTCCTGATTTTGGCGGAGTAAGAATTGAGGATTTAGTAGTTATAACTAAAACTGGAAATAGAGTGTTATCAAAATCACCCAAACAGTTACTTGAGTTATAA